In one Neobacillus sp. CF12 genomic region, the following are encoded:
- the dapA gene encoding 4-hydroxy-tetrahydrodipicolinate synthase — MVHFGRVSTAMVTPFDKKGHIDFSKTTQLVNYLIENGTESLVVAGTTGESPTLSKEEKLALFDHVVKVVKKRIPVIAGTGSNNTYASVELTRKAEQLGVDGIMVVAPYYNKPNQEGLYQHFKSVAAATALPVMVYNIPGRAAVNIHPETIIRLSQVSNIVAVKEASGDLNAMTRIIANTDSDFDLYSGDDGMTIPVLSIGGVGVVSVASHVIGNEMQEMVMAFLEGNNAKAASLHQQLLPLMQGLFAAPSPAPVKTALQVKGLDVGSVRLPLVPLTEQERSTLSKLLV; from the coding sequence ATGGTTCATTTTGGGCGAGTTTCAACTGCCATGGTAACACCTTTTGATAAAAAAGGTCATATTGATTTTTCGAAGACCACTCAATTAGTCAATTATTTAATAGAGAATGGTACGGAATCTCTTGTTGTCGCTGGGACGACTGGTGAATCGCCAACACTATCAAAGGAAGAAAAATTGGCATTATTTGACCATGTCGTGAAGGTGGTTAAGAAAAGAATACCTGTAATTGCAGGAACAGGCAGCAATAATACCTACGCTTCCGTGGAACTTACTCGAAAAGCTGAGCAACTTGGTGTGGATGGTATTATGGTGGTGGCACCTTATTATAATAAACCGAATCAAGAAGGTTTGTATCAACACTTTAAGTCTGTTGCAGCTGCCACTGCTCTGCCTGTGATGGTTTATAATATTCCAGGAAGAGCAGCGGTAAATATTCATCCCGAAACCATTATTAGGCTGTCCCAAGTCTCTAATATCGTTGCTGTTAAAGAAGCAAGCGGTGACCTAAATGCTATGACCCGCATTATTGCAAATACTGACAGTGATTTTGATCTGTATAGTGGCGATGATGGAATGACCATCCCGGTTCTGTCTATTGGCGGGGTAGGAGTGGTTTCTGTTGCCTCCCATGTGATTGGGAACGAAATGCAAGAGATGGTGATGGCCTTTTTAGAAGGTAACAATGCAAAGGCGGCAAGTCTACACCAACAGCTTCTTCCGCTCATGCAGGGACTCTTTGCGGCTCCAAGCCCCGCTCCTGTTAAAACGGCTCTCCAGGTTAAAGGACTCGATGTAGGATCTGTAAGATTGCCACTAGTCCCATTAACGGAACAAGAACGGTCAACATTAAGTAAATTATTAGTATGA
- a CDS encoding ribonuclease J, with protein MINRKNSSIKIITLGGIGEIGKNMYLVEVDKDIYIIDAGLMFPEDEMLGIDIVIPDISYLTENKERVKAVFLTHGHEDHIGALSYLLRQMDIPVYGTKLTLALANAKLKEQEFSGKTNFIEITSDSIVQMNSVEVSFFRTNHSIPDSVGVCVHTSEGSIVYTGDFKFDQAATKLYKPEIGKMAAIGENGVLCLLSDSTEAEKPGYTTSEAIVERELSTAFYNTRGRIIAACFASDINRIQHIFDAARDNGRKVAVVGKSLERIYHIALDLGYLEVEEDLIVPVSEINNYEDKQIVVLMTGSQGEPIEALQKMAKQTAKYVNIQPGDTVLIAASPLRGSELLISRTVDMLFRAGANVISGKRTIHVSSHGSQEELKFMINLMKPKFFIPVHGEYRMLKAHRKLALDCGISDENIIIPDRGDIVEYKDGVLTISGKVPSGNVLIDGIGVGDVGNIVLRDRRLLSQDGILIVVVTLTRQDKKIAAGPEIISRGFVYVRESEKLMDESTKLVREIVQKNISKDSFEWSSLKQDVRDGLNRYLFEKTKRRPMILPIIMEV; from the coding sequence TTGATAAATAGAAAAAATAGTTCCATTAAGATTATAACGCTTGGTGGTATTGGAGAAATCGGAAAAAACATGTATCTTGTCGAAGTGGACAAGGATATTTATATCATTGATGCCGGGCTAATGTTCCCCGAGGATGAAATGCTTGGCATTGATATCGTTATTCCAGACATCAGTTATTTGACTGAAAACAAGGAAAGAGTAAAGGCGGTATTCCTAACACATGGTCATGAAGACCATATCGGTGCCCTTTCCTACCTTCTCCGCCAAATGGACATACCTGTTTACGGAACAAAACTTACCCTCGCTCTCGCAAACGCAAAGCTGAAAGAGCAGGAGTTTAGCGGGAAAACGAACTTTATTGAAATAACTTCGGATAGTATTGTACAAATGAATTCCGTTGAGGTGAGTTTCTTCCGAACAAATCACAGTATTCCCGATTCAGTTGGGGTTTGTGTTCATACTTCAGAAGGCAGCATTGTATATACCGGAGATTTTAAATTTGATCAAGCCGCTACAAAGCTGTATAAACCTGAAATAGGAAAAATGGCTGCAATCGGAGAAAATGGTGTACTATGCTTACTTTCAGATAGTACAGAAGCAGAGAAACCTGGATACACTACTTCTGAGGCAATTGTTGAGCGGGAATTATCAACTGCATTTTATAATACACGTGGAAGAATTATTGCAGCATGCTTTGCCTCTGACATAAACAGAATTCAGCATATATTTGATGCTGCTAGGGATAATGGCCGTAAAGTAGCAGTCGTTGGTAAAAGCCTTGAGAGAATCTATCATATCGCACTAGATTTAGGCTATTTAGAGGTGGAAGAAGACCTTATTGTCCCTGTTAGCGAAATAAATAACTATGAAGACAAGCAAATCGTTGTTTTGATGACAGGAAGTCAAGGGGAACCGATTGAAGCCCTTCAAAAGATGGCTAAACAAACTGCGAAATATGTAAATATCCAGCCGGGGGATACTGTATTAATTGCTGCTTCACCTCTAAGGGGAAGTGAATTATTGATCTCTAGGACCGTGGATATGCTTTTTAGGGCAGGAGCTAATGTTATTTCAGGAAAGAGAACAATACATGTTTCCAGTCATGGAAGTCAAGAAGAATTAAAGTTTATGATTAACTTAATGAAACCAAAGTTTTTTATTCCAGTGCACGGGGAATATCGAATGTTAAAAGCCCATCGGAAACTGGCACTTGATTGTGGAATTTCTGATGAGAATATTATTATTCCAGACCGTGGGGATATAGTAGAATATAAGGATGGAGTATTAACTATTAGTGGGAAAGTACCATCCGGGAATGTTTTAATTGATGGTATCGGTGTCGGTGATGTTGGAAATATTGTTTTACGTGATCGAAGACTTTTATCTCAAGATGGTATTTTAATCGTAGTGGTAACATTAACACGTCAGGATAAGAAGATTGCTGCCGGCCCAGAAATTATTTCACGAGGATTTGTCTATGTTCGTGAATCAGAAAAATTAATGGATGAATCAACAAAATTAGTTCGAGAAATCGTGCAAAAGAACATTTCTAAAGATTCCTTTGAATGGTCCAGTCTTAAGCAGGATGTTAGAGATGGATTAAACCGGTATTTGTTTGAGAAAACGAAAAGAAGACCTATGATCCTTCCGATTATTATGGAAGTATAA
- the dapG gene encoding aspartate kinase gives MKIIVQKFGGTSVRDKESRQHAKKHIGKALADGYKVVVVVSAMGRKGDPYATDTLLSLIGGNHSNVSKREHDLLLSCGEIISSIVFSNMLIESGIKAIALTGAQAGFRTNNDHSQAKIIEMKCDRLLRELEHNDVVVVAGFQGAAKNGDITTIGRGGSDTSAAALGAALNAEWIDIFTDVEGIMTADPRIAENARRLSVVTYTELCNMAYQGAKVIHPRAVEIAMQSKVPIRIRSTYSDNLGTLVTAISKESRGSDIKERTVTGIAHVSNVTQIKVFAKKDQYYLQAEVFKAMANEKISVDFINISPNGVVYTVTDEMSERAIKVLKEIGHEPVVERHCAKVSVVGAGIAGVPGVTSKIVTALSENGIRILQSADSHTTIWVLVKQDDLVKSVNALHDAFHLEEEGLESKLTDI, from the coding sequence ATGAAAATAATAGTTCAAAAATTTGGCGGGACATCTGTCAGGGATAAAGAAAGCAGGCAACATGCTAAGAAACATATCGGAAAAGCATTAGCTGATGGCTATAAGGTTGTAGTCGTAGTATCTGCGATGGGAAGAAAAGGTGATCCCTATGCCACAGATACACTTCTCTCTTTAATTGGTGGTAATCATAGCAATGTTAGTAAACGGGAACATGATTTATTATTATCCTGCGGTGAGATCATTTCAAGTATCGTTTTTTCAAACATGCTGATAGAAAGTGGGATCAAGGCGATTGCTTTGACAGGGGCTCAAGCGGGATTTCGAACGAATAATGACCATTCCCAAGCAAAGATTATTGAAATGAAATGTGACCGATTGCTAAGAGAATTAGAACATAATGATGTGGTTGTTGTTGCTGGATTTCAAGGTGCTGCAAAGAACGGTGACATCACTACAATTGGACGAGGTGGCAGTGATACGTCAGCCGCTGCCTTAGGAGCTGCACTTAATGCAGAATGGATTGATATATTTACCGACGTTGAAGGAATCATGACAGCAGATCCTAGAATCGCTGAAAATGCGAGGAGGCTTTCAGTAGTTACCTATACAGAGCTATGTAATATGGCGTATCAAGGGGCAAAGGTAATTCACCCAAGAGCTGTTGAAATCGCTATGCAATCAAAGGTACCTATTCGAATTCGCTCCACCTATTCAGATAATTTAGGAACATTGGTAACCGCCATTTCGAAAGAATCTCGAGGTAGCGATATAAAAGAAAGAACGGTTACTGGAATTGCACATGTTTCGAATGTGACCCAAATTAAGGTTTTTGCAAAAAAAGACCAATACTACTTACAAGCAGAAGTTTTTAAAGCAATGGCAAATGAAAAAATCAGTGTGGATTTCATCAATATTTCACCTAATGGAGTTGTTTACACCGTTACCGATGAAATGAGTGAAAGAGCAATAAAGGTCTTAAAGGAAATAGGTCATGAACCTGTAGTAGAGCGTCATTGTGCAAAAGTTTCTGTAGTTGGAGCAGGAATTGCTGGGGTTCCGGGTGTTACTTCTAAAATTGTTACCGCACTTTCTGAGAATGGAATTCGCATCCTACAATCAGCTGATAGCCATACAACCATTTGGGTACTAGTCAAGCAGGACGATTTGGTAAAATCAGTGAATGCATTACATGACGCCTTTCATCTTGAAGAAGAAGGACTTGAATCAAAGCTTACGGATATCTAA